The Arachis ipaensis cultivar K30076 chromosome B10, Araip1.1, whole genome shotgun sequence DNA window ataattaattgtaattaatgtGATTCAATTTACTGTTACGTAAGGTTAGTTTATAAATACTAGGAAATTTCAGTGAAAAGgggttggaacttttactcagaaaaacactctagcacactcacatcccaagAAATTCCTGAGTCTGCAATCGAGTAACTTTTCTGTAGGGTTTCTTCCaccttccttattctttcaatttATTCTCTTGTAAATTTAACATTTCAATTCATTTTATCTATTAagtgttctttattttattattcaatttACCTTTCTGCGTCTAAATTTTATATGTGGAAGTCCTTTGCTTCAAACGAAGGCAATTtattattttcctttaatttctttgAAAAAATTATTGATTTAGTTTACAAaactttaatttatgaattttatttgtcaattcataaatttattttattttaatttttaaatttagtctaatcgaagacactttgatgcacttctagaaaactggtactcgcacagaggagtaggtttcgctcccagatcACTAGAtctcgaaccaccatcgatttgctaaaaatcgacaaaacaaattggcacgcccagtGAGACAATTTTTAAGTCGAAGTGTGTCAAAAATAAATACTTTCCAGTAATTTCTTAGTGTATGCGATTACAAAGTGGGAAGAtcattcacatggctgatgaaTTATCAAATGTGAATGGTAGTTTTTCCACCAATGATAGTATACCGGTATCCGTACAACAAGCTGACGTGTCTTCACGTTCGGAAGGTGCAATTGGAACTGAAAGCATAGTCGTCACGACTATTCAAACTGAAAATGTTGGACGTAATACGCGTCCACATGGCCCTGCGCCACCGTTTCAACCTCCATTAACCGTTGGTTGGCCCCCTTTATGGTCTTCCTGCTGGTTACACCCGACCGGTGGGTGGGTTTGTCCCGTCTATCTGTTTTGGGAATGCAAATGGAGTAAATATTATGCAAAACCCACAACAACACTCTGAGTATTCTCGTGAGTATCATGTGTGCTCCACTTTGAATGCTGCGAGTTCAATGGCAGCGTATCGACAACAAGTGGAGGAAAATCATCATGACTTGGTTAATTTATTGACTCAGCAAATGACTACAATTCTGAATCCTATGATGGCCGATCATGAATTGAGATTCGAGCGTCTTGCTAGACAAGTCGAGAGGATCGCTCGAATCGTCGATTATGATGAAGGCGAAAGGCATAATGTTCGAGGAACTAATGAGGGGatggaaaatatttttcaaaatgaaaatcatgttccaaatcgAGAAAATCCTCGCATAGTTCATCGACATGAGAATGCTGATAATGTTTTACATGGATTGCGTGATCGTTATCAGGTCACCCGAATTATAGAAGAAGTGTTAAATCGGGTTGGATTGAATGTTGGTTTTATGAATCAGCCACATTTTGTCTCGGCTTTTCCCCAAGTAGTTAAAATGGTTGAAGTGCTAAGAGAggtaaaaaatccaaaaataattacaaaatttgcTGGAGAAGTCGGAGAATCAACAACTGAATATGTTGCTTGTTATTTGGTCGAAATTGGAAACTTAGCAAATGacgaaaatttgaaaatgaaattttttCCGTCGTCATTGACGAAGAATGCATTTACATGGTTTTCgaatcttagaccaaattcgaTCACAACATGGAATCAGTTAGAAACTGCTTTTCACGCTTAGTTTTATCGAGGGAAAATGAACGTAGCAGTTACCGATTTAGTAGCTTTGAAACGTGAAGATGGTGAAACCattgatgattatttaatacGTTTCAAAAATGCTAGAAGTAGGTGCTATGTCACATTGCCTGAAAATGAAATAGTGAAAATAGCAACTATGGGGTTAGGATTCTATATGCACAGAAAGTTGCTTAATGTGCATATTCCTGATTTGGCTGAAAAGGTTCGGCAAACTGAgttaatgaaaaaggaaaaaagaaaaacatagaaCCGAACAGAGGTCGAAGAGTAAACCGTTTACTCGAAAGGAGAACGTTGCTTATGTAACCATGGAGTCCTCAGAGGAAGAAATTGATTTCGAAACAGAAgtcgatttggccgaacttaaGAAGGACCCTCCATATGTTTGTTCTTTGTTGGAAAAACTCCCTGGTAgtgaaaagtcgaatgattcaaaacttaaaagtggaaagaaatatagttttgatattttgaaatctgatcagattttcgatgtgttgcttaaagataaacaattgGTTTTGCCTGAGGGTAGAACACTACTTTCCTTGAAGGATTTGAAAGGAAAGCCTTATTGCAAATTTCATCAAGCAACAAGTCATTTGACTAACAGTTGTGTTCGTTTCAGGGATTTGATTCAGGAGACAATAATGGAAGGACGTTTGAAATTTGATGATGGCAAAAAGGAAATGAAGGTTGATGTAGATCCCTTTGAAACTGATGCCAGTTATGTGGAACCCTGCTTTGGAGTGAATATGGTGGGGATGTCTTATGATTTTGATGTGGTTCTTGATGATTTTGAGAGTAAGAGCTGTGTACCCTAGAACAGGGGATGGTTTGTTGGACTTCTTGGTTCAGCAAAAAATCAAAGACCGGGACGTATCTCTGTGTCCACGGTATAACGCTGTTTTTGATGCTGAAGCGGCGGCAATCTTTGAAaaggaaagaatgaagaaagaatTAGCCCACAGGGAGGAATAAGCACGTCAGAGACAACCAATTCGACGTGTAGAAGCTTCTAGTTCAAAAATTCCTCTACATGATGTGGATACACATTTGAGCCGATCTCAGGCTATTGGTGTTCAATGGATCAGAAACTGTCAAGAGTTTCAAAAGTGTGATCACTTATATCGACGCAATCCTCAATGGGGACATAGAGCGCCATCTCGAAATCAGTATGCCGCTTTTCGAGGACGAGCCAGAGGATACccgagaggaagaggaggaaggagAAGTTTCCATCAGAATAAGAAACTTCAAATTGATACAGGGAGGAAGCAAGCAAGGGGGCAACTCCTTCGGTGCATTCCTGAATTGTCTTTCCTTCTGATGGAGAGACTTATCCTAAAGAGATTCCATCACCAGCCAAGATGGACAGAGGGAAGGCAATCACTCAGTCTTCTGGGGTAGATAAACATAAAGATATTGATGTCGATGAGGAATACTTCGACGAAGGAGATGATGACATGGTGGGGACGATTTCGATAATCCCTACCCAGTACCTTGGGGAGTGTGAAGGTAATCCGGATGAGGATTACGATCAGGAAGACGAAGAGGCTTTTTCTTTTATTCGCATAGAAGATGAACTATGTGTTTTCCTTCGCCCTACTGAAAAGCAAATGTCTCATTTGCATCCTCTTCACATTGTTGCTGTTGTGAATGGTTACAAGATAAACAATGTATTGATTGATGGTGGGGCAGCAATAAGTCTTTTTCCTGAAAGGATGCTAGGAAAAGTAGGGAAACATGTTAGTGAGTTGGTCCCTACGAATATTGCTGTAACTGATTTTAGTGGGAATTCCACGCTAACGAGAGGGCTGGTTACCTTAACTGTGAAGGTGGGGTCGTCGGAGAGACACTCAGTGTTTGTGGTGCTGTCATCGAAGGGAAGTTATAACGCCTTACTTGGGAGAGATTGGATTCATGGAGTAGGTGCGGTGCCATCTACGGTGCATCAAAGTGTGCTTCTATGGACTGAGGAAGGCAAGCCTGAAATTGTCAAAGCAGATTCGAGTCTTTATGTCGAACAAATGCATGTCGATTTTAGGATATATAATCGCAAGCTGAAGCCTTTAAATGTTGATCGATCTCTGAATCCTTACAATTGTGAAGGTTGTTATTTGACTTCGGAGGGACTGTCGGTGAAGTTGCGCTACCCAAACATGCCCTATGAACCAACAGGTTGGGATTGTGATTCTTGAAGGCCTCGAAGACTAAACCATGGACCAGGTTGAGGAAGTTTCCGATTACTTGGTAACTttgcataattatttaaataatttccaAGCTTTAGAAAATAAAGATGATTTTTATGATAAAGTTGAATCAGATAGGATTAATAGATTTGTTAGTAGTAATATGTTTGATTCGACACCTCTAGTCAAATGTAGTAATGATCTTTTTATTACTTGTAATGAAGTTAACGATATGAGTCAGACTGCCGATTTAATAGCAGAGGCTCATTGTTTAGAGAATAAAAGTTATTATGATTCAATCAAAGATCAAGTTTTTACTCTTTCTTATGATGTTATTGATTTTACTTTTGATTGTATTTATGATTTGGAACCTTTGGGATTTAAAAAATGTACAACTGAAGATGATCATTATAAGGGGTTTGAATCTCAAGATCCTTTAGAAGAAGTTAATTTGGGTACTCATGATgatgttcgaattacatatatttgtaaAGATCTTATTGATCCTTTTCGAACTAATCTTATCAATTTGTTACATGAGTTTAAGGATTGTTTTGCATGGGACTACCATGAAATGCCTGGTCTTGATCGATCATTAGTAGAACATCGATTAGCATTGAAACCCAATGCTCGACCTGTGAAACAAACCCCTAGACATTTTGCTCCTGAAATCAATGTGAAAATTTACGAAGAGATAGAACGCTTGATTAAAGCCAAATTTATTCGAACTGCTCGTTATGTAGAGTGGGTGTCGAATATAGTTCCAGTGatgaagaaaaatggaaaattaaGGGTGTATATCGATTTTCGAGATTTGAACAATGCTACTCCAAAGGATGAGTATTTCATGCCAATTGCAGATATGTTAATCGATTCTGCAGCAGGAAACGAAATCTTAAGCTTCATAGACGAttattctggatataaccaaattttTATTGCGGAAGATGATGTGGCCAAAACTGTTTTCCGTTGTCCTGGGGCGTTAGGTACATATGAATGGGTggttatgccttttggtttaaaaaaatGCTAGAGCGACATATCAACGAGCAATGAATGCCATTTTTCATGAGTTTATTGGAAAATTTATGGAAGTGTATATTGATGACATAATGGTCAAATCCATTTCTGTAAATCAACATATAGACCATTTAAGAAAAGCATTCTTGACTATGAAgaaaaaaggattgaaaatgaATCCTTTGAAGTGTGATTTTGGTGTATCGGCAGGAAATTTCTTAGGCTTTGTCGTTCATAAAAAGGGGATAGCTATCGATAAGAATAAAGCAGATGCAATATTAGCTTTGTCTACACCCAAATCGAAAAAAGAAGTACAATCGTTTTTGGGGAAAATTAATTATCTTCAAAGGTTCATTTCGAATCTTTCAGATCAAACCAGGGTGTTTGCGCCTCTAGTAAAATTAAAGAATGGTTCGAAATTTGAATGGACTACAGAACATCAGTCAGCATTCGACTCGATCAAAACTTATTTGGCCAAAGCCCCGATTATGGCGAATGTTCGTCCATTTGagcctttaaaattatatattgcagCATCTAAGAATTCGATTGGATGTATGTTAGCCCAAGATGATGAGAATGGGCATGAGCGCGCagtttattaccttagtcgagtCCTAACTGATATCGAAAC harbors:
- the LOC107621468 gene encoding uncharacterized protein LOC107621468, with translation MAAYRQQVEENHHDLVNLLTQQMTTILNPMMADHELRFERLARQVERIARIVDYDEGERHNVRGTNEGMENIFQNENHVPNRENPRIVHRHENADNVLHGLRDRYQVTRIIEEVLNRVGLNVGFMNQPHFVSAFPQVVKMVEVLREVKNPKIITKFAGEVGESTTEYVACYLVEIGNLANDENLKMKFFPSSLTKNAFTWFSNLRPNSITTWNQLETAFHA